One Brumimicrobium sp. DNA window includes the following coding sequences:
- a CDS encoding DUF3467 domain-containing protein: protein MENNNNNEHKINIELPEQIAEGVYSNLAVITHSPSEFVCDFIQIMPGAPKAKVRSRVIMTPENAKRFLNALMDNIQKYEENLGRINVGKDELPPINFGFPPTEA from the coding sequence ATGGAAAATAATAACAATAACGAACACAAAATTAATATTGAATTACCAGAACAAATTGCAGAAGGGGTATATTCAAATTTAGCAGTCATCACTCATTCGCCAAGTGAATTTGTATGCGATTTTATTCAAATTATGCCTGGGGCACCTAAGGCTAAAGTGCGCTCTAGAGTTATTATGACTCCAGAGAATGCTAAGAGATTCTTGAATGCATTGATGGATAATATTCAGAAATATGAGGAGAATTTAGGGAGAATAAATGTAGGGAAAGACGAATTACCTCCTATTAATTTTGGTTTTCCACCAACAGAAGCTTAA